The stretch of DNA ACGGCGTCGTCCGCCCCGTCATCTTCATGGTCTACGCCGGTCACATGCGCTGGCGCACTTCGGCCGGTGAGGAGATGGAGGCGAAGCTCGGCGAGGGCAACACGAAGGACATCACCTCGCAGGCGTGGCGCACGGCGCTCGACCCGCAGGGGGAGTGGATCCCGTCGGTGCTGCGCGCCGCCGACATGCGCCTCACCGAGGTGCGCCGCGGCGTGCCCGACGCGGGCGGACTCATCATCGCCACCGACCAGTTCGTCGCCCGCGCCTACGCGCGCATCCTCGAGGAGATCTCGGGCGAGGAGGTCACGGTCGTGCTCTCGGACGACAAGGGAGCGTCCGCCCGCATCGCCGAGTACGCCGAGAACACGAAGCGTTGGATGGTCGCGGTGCGCATGGTGTCGGAAGGCGTCGACATCCCGCGCCTCGCCGTCGGCGTCTACGCGACCTCGTCCTCGACCCCGCTGTTCTTCGCCCAGGCCATCGGACGGTTCGTCCGCGCCCGTCGTCGCGGCGAGACGGCGTCGGTCTTCCTGCCCAACGTGCCGAGCCTCATGGCGCTCGCGAACAGCATGGAGGTGCAGCGCGACCACGCGCTCGACCGCCGCGACTCCGATGAGAACCCGAACGGGCCCGGCCTCGAGGACGGCCTGCTCGAGGCGGCCAACCGCAGCGACAAGGCCTCCGACGCGCTCACCCAGGAGTTCGACTTCCAAGCGGTCAGCTCCGATGCGACCTTCGACCGGGTGCTCTACGAGGGCGGCGAGTTCGGCTTCGAAGCCGAGAGCGGCAGCCTCGAGGAGCTCGACTTCATCGGCATCCCGGGACTGCTCGAACCGGAGCAGGTCCGCGACCTGTTGCGCCATCGACAGTCACGGCAGGAGCATCGGCGCTCCGAGAAGCCGCAGCGCGAGGCGGGATCGGCGGAGCCGGCGCCGATGTACCGCAACCTGAAAGAGCAGCGCACGCTGCTCAACAGTCTCGTCGGCCTGTGGGCGAAGACGACGGGTGAGAGCCACGCGATGATCCACGGCGAGCTGCGCCGCATCTGCGGCGGCCCCGCCGTCGCCCAGGCGAGCGTGACTCAATTGCAGTCGCGGATCGAGCTGCTGCGCAAGCGGCTCGGCGGCCACTGACGCCTCATCGGCACTGATCGGAAGCAGGGGAGACACTGGAGCATGCAGACCTTCCTGCCGTACGCCGATCTCGACGCGAGCATGGCCGTCCTCGATCAGGCGAGGCTCGGCAAGCAGAGGGTGGAGACGCTGCAGGTGCTGCGCGCGTCGCTGCTGCCGACCTACGGGTGGCAGTCCCACCCGGTCACGCAGATGTGGCGGGGGTTCCTGCCGGGGCTCACCGCGTACGGGCTGGCGAACGTGCGGGAGTGGACGGCGCGAGGTCACGTCGACACGACGGCGGAGCTGATCCGCGAGTTCGCCCCCGAGGTCGACGGGCTCGACCAGGCGGAGCTCGAGCGGCGCGGCCTGCTGCCGCCGTGGTTCGGCGACGACGCCGTGCACCGCAGCCATCGGTCGAATCTGATCCGCAAGGACGAGGCGTTCTATGCGCCGCAGTTCCCGGGCACCCCGGGGGATCTCGACTACTTCTGGCCCGGCGTCCCCGCGGGCGCCGACCGGGTCGCCGTCGAGGGCGACGATGTCCGGATCCTGCGCGCCGCGACTCTGCACGAGGTGGACCACTGGCGTGAGGACGGCCTCATCGCGATCGGCGAGCGGTCGCCGCGCGGCAAGGAGACGCCGGTCTGGCGGGCGCAGGTGCAGACCTTCCTCGAGGAACTGACTCCCGGGACCTCCGTCGGAGTGCTGGTCGGCAACGGGCAGTTCATCGCGCAGGCGGAAGTACTGGGCGAGCCCCAGGCCCTCGTCTCCGAAGGCGGGGACGCGTTCTTCGCCCGGGCCGCCGCCTTCGCGGGCGACTGGGTGCGCGCCGACTTCGCCGTGCCCGCGCAGCTGCAGGACCCGCGCTCGCTGTTCAGCGCGGCCCTGCGCCGCTGACCGCCGCGAGCTCGGTGTCGTTCTCGCTGCTCGGTGTCGTTCTAGCTGAGCGTCGCGAGCAGCGACGGGAGCTCGTCGAGCAGTTCGCGGGCGAGGAAGCCGAGCGGGCCCATGCGCTGCGCCAACCGGTCGCCCGCTTGCGCGTGCAGGTAGCTGGCCCACAACGCCGCCGTGGCGGGGTCGGCGCCGCGTCCGGTGAGACCGGCGAGCGCACCGGCGAGCACGTCGCCGCTGCCCGACGTCCCGAGGCCCGGCCCGCCGTCCTCGACCCGCCAGAGCCCGCCGTCCTGGTCGGCGATGACGCCGTGACAGGTGACGACCGCGCCGTACCGCTCGGCGATCTCGGGGATGTCGCGCTCGAGGTCGTCGACGTCCCGATCGAGCAGTAGGGCGGCCTCCGTCTCGTTCGGGGTCAGCAGGATCCGGCCGCGCAGTCCGTCGACCACGCCCGGATCGCGGGCGAGGGCGCCGAGCGCGAAGGCGTCGAGCACCACGCGGGTCTCATCGCCGACCGCCGGCACGAGCGCCGCGAGCAGCGCCTGCGTCTCGTCGATGTCGTCGAGACCGGGGCCGAAGAGCACGCAGTCGGTGTCGGCGCTGTCGCGCAGCCGGTCAATCGACGAGGCGGACACGGATCCGCCCTCCGTCTCCTCGAGGTCGATCACTCCGGCCTCGGGGAACGATACGGCGAGTGCGGGCGCGCTCGACACGGCGACGCCGATGGTGAGACGGCCCGCGCCGACGCGGAGCGCGGCGAGGCCGGCGAGGGCGGCGGCGCCCGGCGTCTTACGGGCGCCGCCGACGATGAGGACGTCGCCGCGGTCGCGCTTCGATCCGCCGGGCTCGGGAAGCGGCCGGCCGCGCAGCAGCGCGGCGGTGACGGTCTCAGGGGTGCGTATCATCGGGTTCTCCGCTGTGTTCGGTGACGTCGGCGTCGTGCCGCGTCAGGTGCTCGACCTCGTTGACGGACTCCGCCCACCAGGCGCCGTCGCGGGGGAGGAGGCGGGTGAGCGCGGCGTTCGGCATCGGGTTTCGGCGTACCTCGTCGAGCAGATCCCTCTCCTCGATCCGCTCGGCGACGTAGCGGATGACCGAGGTGACCGCGTCGTGGCTGACCACGAGCACACGAAGCCCGGCGGCGTCGACGGTGATCTCGGAGAGCACCGACCGCACCCGCAGGGCGACGTCGGCCCACGACTCGCCGCCCGGCGGCCGGTAGTAGAACTTGCCGAGGAACGCTCGGCGCTCGGCCTCCTCGGGCAGCAGCACGTCGACGCCGTGAGAGGTGAGTCCGTCGAGGATGCCGAGCTCGCGGTCGCGCAGCCGCTCGTCCACCCGGACCGGCAGGTCGAGGCCCGCCGTCTCGAGGGCGATCGCGGCGGTCTCGCGGGCTCGCGCGTACGACGACACCCACACCGCCTGCGGTGCTCGGTCGGGGCCCAACTCGCGCAGGTGGTGGCCGATCGCCTCGGCCTGCTCGCGCCCCGTCGCGGTCAGCACGACGTCGGGGTCGCGGGCCGGGCGGTCGATGCGCTCTGCGCCGGCCCGCTCGGCGTCGCCCGCGGCGACGTTCGCCTCGCTCTCGCCATGGCGGGTGAGGAGGAGTTCGACAGCGCCCATGCGGCGACGATAGTCGAGCACCCCGACGGCCGCTGGACGGTGGCCGGACGTCTGCTGAACGAGGTGCCGGTCGGTCGAAGTTTGCGAGAATCGAGCGGTGACAGCGACGGTGGACAGCAGGGGACCCTCCGCGGCGGACGTGCGACGGTGGCGTCGCTACCTCGCCGACGAACGAGCGGAGGCGCTGGTCTATCGCGACCTCGCCTCGCGGCGCTCGGGCGAGGAGCGCGCCATCCTGCTCGCCCTCGCCGACGCGGAAGGACGTCACGAACAGCACTGGCGCGACCTGCTCGGCGACCGGCTGCGCGCCGATCCGCCGATCGGCCTGCGCACTCGGGTGCTCGGCTTCTTCGCCCGCCGGTTCGGTTCGGTGTTCGTGCTGGCGCTCGCGCAGCGTGCCGAATCGCGCACGCCGTACGCCGACGACCGCGACGCCACCGAGCAGATGGCGGCCGACGAGCGGATCCACGAGGAGGTCGTCCGCGCTCTCGCCTCCCGTGGGCGGGAGCGGATCTCGGGCACCTTCCGCGCCGCGGTGTTCGGTGCGAACGACGGCCTGGTCAGCAACCTCGCGCTCGTGCTCGGCATCGGTGCCACCGGGGTGTCCCCGCAGACGGTGCTGTTCACCGGCATCGCGGGCCTCCTCGCCGGGGCGCTGTCCATGGGTGCCGGGGAGTACGTGTCGGTGCGGTCGCAGCGCGAACTGCTCTCGGGCACCGCGCCGAGCGCGGAGGTCAACAGCGCCGTCTCCGACCTCGACGTAGATGAGAACGAGCTCGCCCTCATCTACCGTGCGCGGGGCATGGACGAGGTGCTCGCCCGTGCGAAGGCCACCGCGGTGCTCGCCGGGCACGAGAAGGTGCCGGGCGCACCGTCGGGCGAGGTCGACGAGCACGAAGCCGTCGGCAGCGGGTGGAGCGCCGCGATCTCGAGCTTCATCTTCTTCGCCTCCGGCGCGATCGTGCCCGTGCTGCCGTACCTGTTCGGCATGACGGGGTGGCCGGCGGTGGCGTTGGCGTCGGGCCTCGTGGGCATCGCACTGCTCGGCACCGGCACGATCGTGGGGCTGCTCTCCGGCACCTCGCTCGGCACCCGGGCTCTGCGGCAGCTGCTCATCGGGCTCGGCGCGGCCGCCGTGACCTACGTGCTCGGCCTGCTGTTCGGAACGACCCTGGGATGAGCATCGCGAGGCGGGTGATCGTGGTCGGTCGCGTGCAGGGCGTCGGCTTCCGCTACGCGGCCGTCGACGCGGCGGAGCGGATCGGCGTCGCCGGGTGGGTGCGCAACCTGCCCGACGGCCGCGTCGAGGCGTTCGTCGAGGGCGCCGACGACGCCGTCGAGGCGATGCTGCGCTGGCTCGGGGATGGGCCGCCGAGCGCCTCCGTCGACGACGTGACCGTCACCGAGGCCGACCCGGCGGGATCGATGGGGTTCCGCATCCGGTAGGCGCCCCGCGCTCGCTCGGATCGAACGTCTACGGCGTCCGGAGCGGCTTCTCGAAGCAGAGCGAGTCGGGCATCGTCTCGATGTACGGCTCGTAGACGGGGATCGGGGTGTATCCGCTGCGGCGGTACAACTCGATCGCCTCGGGCTGCTTGTCGCCGGTCTGCAGGATGAGGCGCGGGGCTCCGTCCGCCGCGGCGCGCCGCTCGGCCTCGGCGAGCAGCGCCTTCGCGACGCCGAGTCCGCGGCCGTGGGGATGCACGAAGAGCCGCTTCAGCTCCCAGTCGTCGCGAAGACGCCGGAGGATCGCGTGGCCGATGGGCTCGCCGTCTGCGCCGAGCGCGAGCAGCGTCGCCACGACCTGCGCGGTGTCGACCGACAGTGCGCGGGATCGCTTCGCGGTGAGCTCCGCGGGCTCGACCCGCGAACTGTTCGGGTTGTAGCGGTGCTGACTGTCGACATCCATCAGCCGGCGCAGTCCACGGGCCCGAGCATCGGAGTAATCGACGGCGGTGACGGAGAACGAGGTCGCAGGGCGGTCGAGCACCAGATCATTCTGAGGCGCGTCCGTTGAGGATCCGCTCAGCGGAAGTCGCGGGACACGTGACGGATGCCGAGGGTGAGCGGTTCGAACCGGTCGGCGATCACGTTGATGACCCCCTCGGGTGTGCGCTCGAGCACCCCGCGGATGATCAGCGCGGGAGCCTCGCGGGCGACGCGGCGGTAGCGCTGCCAGACGCCGACGCCGCAGATGACGTTCACCATGCCCGTCTCGTCCTCGAGATTGATGAAGGTCACCCCCGACGCGGTCGCCGGCCGCTGCCGGTGGATGACGACGCCGCCCACTTCGATGCGGCGTCCCGTCTCGGCGGTGCGCAGCTGCGTCGCCGAGAGCACGCCGCGCGCGCCGAGCGCGTCGCGGACGAACGACACGGGATGCTCGCCCGGCGAGATACCCGTCGCCCACAGGTCGGAGGCGATCTGTTCGGCGTCGCTCAGCATCGGCAGCAGGGGCGGCTGCACCGCGACCGCGGTGCCGACGAGGTAGTCGGGGCGCTCCCGCGCCGCGGCGCCCGCACCCCACAGCGCCTCCCGCTGGGTCATTCCGAGCGAGTCGAACGCCCCCGCCGCGGCGAGGGTCTCGAGCTGGGCGGACGTGAGCCCTACCCGGCGGGCGAGGTCGGTCTGGCTGGTGAAGTCGCCGCCGCTCTCGCGCTCGGCGACGATGCGCTGCGCGGTCTTCACGTCGAGCCCTGCGACTTCGACGAGTCCGAGGCGCACCGCGTAGTTCGCGTCGCGGCGGTGCCGGGCGTCGTCGGCGGGCGCCGTCTTGTCGAACCGGGGCGTCACCGGCGGCTGTTCGCGCAGCAGACAGGTGTCCTCGCCGCTTGCCCCCACCCCCTGCATCCTGACCAAATCAAGGAGATTTCGCCCCTTCGTCCCACGTTCATGCCGATCGGAGCCCGTCGAGGCCCAGAATTCCTTGATTTGGTCAGCGGAGGGGGCGGTGAGGGGTTCGAGGTCGGCCCAGACGCCCGAGAGCAGGATGTCGGGGCGGCGGGTCTCGACGCCGTGGCGGCGGGCGTCGGCGGTCAGCGACTGCGGCGAGTAGAAGCCCATCGGCTGCGCGCGCAGCAGGGCGGCGAGGAAGACGCCCGGGTAGTGCAGGCGCATCCAGGCGCTCGCGTAGACGATGAGGGCGAAGCTGATGGCGTGGCTCTCGGCGAAGCCAAAGTCGGCGAACGCCTCGATCTGCCGGTAGATCACATGGGCGGTGTCGTCGTCGATGTCGTTGCCGCGCATCCCGGCGTAGAGCTTCTCGCGCAGACTGTCGATCTTCTCGAGCCCGCGCTTCGACCCCATCGCGCGGCGCAGCAGGTCGGCGTCCTCGCCGTTGCAGTCGCCGACCGCCATGGCGATCTGCATCAGCTGCTCCTGGAAGATCGGCACCCCGAGCGTGCGTTCGAGTACCGGGATCAGCTTCGGATGCAGATAGCTCACCTGCTCCTCGCCGACCCGACGCCGCACGAACGGGTGCACCGCCTTGCCTTGGATCGGCCCGGGGCGGATCAGCGCGACCTCGACCACGAGGTCGTAGAACACCCGCGGCTGGAGGCGGGGGAGCGTCGCGATCTGCGCCCGACTCTCGACCTGGAACACCCCCACCGAGTCGGCACGGCACAGCTGGTCGTAGACGCCCTGCTCCTCCTTCGGCATCGTCTCGAGGTCGAACCGCTCACCGAAGTGCAGGTCGGCGAGATCGAACGCGTACTGCATCGCCGCGAGCATCCCGAGCCCCAGCAGGTCGAACTTCACGAGCCCCATGTAGGCGCAGTCGTCCTTGTCCCACTGCAGCACCGTGCGCTTCTCCATGCGGGCGTGCTCGATGGGCACCACCTCGCCGACGGGACGGTCGGTCATCACCATTCCGCCGGAGTGGATGCCGAGGTGCCGGGGGAACTTCAGCACCTGCTGGGCGAGGTCGACGACGGGGCCCGGGATGTCGTGATCCTCGGACTGCACGTCACCGCCCCACCGTTCGACCTGCCGCGACCACGCGTCCTGCTGCCCCGTCGAATGGCCGAGTGCCTTCGCCATGTCGCGCACCGCGTTCTTCGGCCGGTAGCTGACGACGTTCGCGACCTGCGCCGCGTTGTGCCTTCCGTACTTCTCGTAGACGTACTGGATGACCTCCTCGCGCCGGTCGGAGTCGAAGTCGACGTCGATGTCGGGCTCCTCCTCGCGCAGGCTCGAGAGGAACCGCTCGAACGGCAGCCCGTAGAAGATCGAGTCGACCGCCGTGATGCCGAGCAGATAGCAGACCGCCGAGTTGGCGGCCGACCCGCGCCCCTGGCAGAGGATGCCCCTGCTCTTCGCGAATCGGACGATGTCGTAAACGATCAGGAAGTAGCCGGGGAAGTCCTTCGCCTCGATCACGTCGAGCTCGCTCGCGATGCGGTCGAGGTGGCTCTGCGGCGCGTTCGGATACTTCACCGGCACGGCGTCGTTCACCAGTTTCCGCAGCCAGGTCATCGGCGTGTGACCGTCGGGCACCTTCTGCTTCGGCAGTCCCGGCCTCGCGGTGCGCAGCGAGAACGCGAGGTCGGCGGCGAGATCGACCGTGTTCTCGACCGCGCCGGGGTAGCGGGCGAACCGGGCGGCCATCTCGGCGCCGGAGCGCAGGTGGGCGCCGCCGCTCGCGGGCAGCCAGCCGTCGAGCTCGTCGAGGCTGCGTCGCGCCCGCACCGCGGCGAGCGCGGCGGCGAGCCGGTGCCGGTCGGGGGTCGCGTAGTGCACGGCGCCGGTCGCGACGATCGGCATGCTCCGGCGGCGGGCGAGTTCGGCGAGGGCGTCGTTCACGAGGCTGTCGGCGGGGGAGCCGTGGTCGGTCAGCTCGATGACGACGTTGCCCGGGCCGAAGAGGGCGACGAGGCGGTCGAGTTCGCGGGCCGCCGCGTCGAGGTCGGGCGCGGCCGGGTCGCCGAGCGCGGTGCGGACGAGGCCCTTGCGGCATCCGGTGAGCACCATCCAGCCGCCGCCGGCGCGGTCGGCGAGGTCGGCGAGGTCGAAGCGCGGGCTGCCCTTCTCGGCTCGGGGGTCGAGCTGCGCGGCGGTGATCGCCCCCGCGAGCGCGTGGTAGCCGGCCTGCCCTCGGGCGAGGACGACGAGATGCGACCCCTCGGGGTCGGGGACGCCGTTCTGGGGCTTGGTGAGGCCGAGGGTGAGCTCGGCGCCGAAGATCGTCTTGACGCTGTGCGCCTCCGCCCCGTTCCGGGAGGAGGCGTGCTGCTCGGCCGCTTCGGCGAAACGGGCGACGCCGTAGAAGCCGTTGTGATCAGTGAGCGCGAGCCCGTCGAGACGCAGTCGCATCGCCTCCTCGAGGAGCTGCTCGGGCGACGACGCGCCGTCGAGGAAGCTGAAGTTCGAGTGCGCGTGCAGCTCGGCGTAGGGGACGACGGGGCCGTCGATCGGGGGTGCCTTGGGCGGGGCAGGCCGGTAGGGTGCCCGTTTCACCGACCAGGCGGGGCTGTCGCCTCCGTCGGCGTCATGCGGGCGCGAGGTCGGCCGTGTCGCCTCGGTGAGGCGCTTCTCGAACTCCGACCAGGGGATCGGCGGATTGCTGTACGGCACCGACCAATCATCGAACATATGTTCGATCGGGTCAATCGAGTCGCGGCCGTCCGCTGACCAGCGCTGACTCGCCCACTTCACC from Herbiconiux sp. L3-i23 encodes:
- a CDS encoding DEAD/DEAH box helicase: MRQWQQEALTAYFEREPRDFLAAATPGAGKTTFALRLAKELLTRGDVDRVTVVAPTEHLKRQWADAAERVAIHLDPSFRNKDRWYGRHFHGIAVTYAQVVADAALHRTLTEQGRSLVILDEVHHGGDALSWGDAIREAFEPATRRLSLSGTPFRSDTASIPFVEYAPDKHGIRVSRTDYAYGYDRALSDGVVRPVIFMVYAGHMRWRTSAGEEMEAKLGEGNTKDITSQAWRTALDPQGEWIPSVLRAADMRLTEVRRGVPDAGGLIIATDQFVARAYARILEEISGEEVTVVLSDDKGASARIAEYAENTKRWMVAVRMVSEGVDIPRLAVGVYATSSSTPLFFAQAIGRFVRARRRGETASVFLPNVPSLMALANSMEVQRDHALDRRDSDENPNGPGLEDGLLEAANRSDKASDALTQEFDFQAVSSDATFDRVLYEGGEFGFEAESGSLEELDFIGIPGLLEPEQVRDLLRHRQSRQEHRRSEKPQREAGSAEPAPMYRNLKEQRTLLNSLVGLWAKTTGESHAMIHGELRRICGGPAVAQASVTQLQSRIELLRKRLGGH
- a CDS encoding MSMEG_6728 family protein; amino-acid sequence: MQTFLPYADLDASMAVLDQARLGKQRVETLQVLRASLLPTYGWQSHPVTQMWRGFLPGLTAYGLANVREWTARGHVDTTAELIREFAPEVDGLDQAELERRGLLPPWFGDDAVHRSHRSNLIRKDEAFYAPQFPGTPGDLDYFWPGVPAGADRVAVEGDDVRILRAATLHEVDHWREDGLIAIGERSPRGKETPVWRAQVQTFLEELTPGTSVGVLVGNGQFIAQAEVLGEPQALVSEGGDAFFARAAAFAGDWVRADFAVPAQLQDPRSLFSAALRR
- a CDS encoding NAD(P)H-hydrate dehydratase: MIRTPETVTAALLRGRPLPEPGGSKRDRGDVLIVGGARKTPGAAALAGLAALRVGAGRLTIGVAVSSAPALAVSFPEAGVIDLEETEGGSVSASSIDRLRDSADTDCVLFGPGLDDIDETQALLAALVPAVGDETRVVLDAFALGALARDPGVVDGLRGRILLTPNETEAALLLDRDVDDLERDIPEIAERYGAVVTCHGVIADQDGGLWRVEDGGPGLGTSGSGDVLAGALAGLTGRGADPATAALWASYLHAQAGDRLAQRMGPLGFLARELLDELPSLLATLS
- a CDS encoding histidine phosphatase family protein; its protein translation is MGAVELLLTRHGESEANVAAGDAERAGAERIDRPARDPDVVLTATGREQAEAIGHHLRELGPDRAPQAVWVSSYARARETAAIALETAGLDLPVRVDERLRDRELGILDGLTSHGVDVLLPEEAERRAFLGKFYYRPPGGESWADVALRVRSVLSEITVDAAGLRVLVVSHDAVTSVIRYVAERIEERDLLDEVRRNPMPNAALTRLLPRDGAWWAESVNEVEHLTRHDADVTEHSGEPDDTHP
- a CDS encoding VIT1/CCC1 transporter family protein — encoded protein: MTATVDSRGPSAADVRRWRRYLADERAEALVYRDLASRRSGEERAILLALADAEGRHEQHWRDLLGDRLRADPPIGLRTRVLGFFARRFGSVFVLALAQRAESRTPYADDRDATEQMAADERIHEEVVRALASRGRERISGTFRAAVFGANDGLVSNLALVLGIGATGVSPQTVLFTGIAGLLAGALSMGAGEYVSVRSQRELLSGTAPSAEVNSAVSDLDVDENELALIYRARGMDEVLARAKATAVLAGHEKVPGAPSGEVDEHEAVGSGWSAAISSFIFFASGAIVPVLPYLFGMTGWPAVALASGLVGIALLGTGTIVGLLSGTSLGTRALRQLLIGLGAAAVTYVLGLLFGTTLG
- a CDS encoding acylphosphatase, with amino-acid sequence MSIARRVIVVGRVQGVGFRYAAVDAAERIGVAGWVRNLPDGRVEAFVEGADDAVEAMLRWLGDGPPSASVDDVTVTEADPAGSMGFRIR
- a CDS encoding GNAT family N-acetyltransferase, producing the protein MLDRPATSFSVTAVDYSDARARGLRRLMDVDSQHRYNPNSSRVEPAELTAKRSRALSVDTAQVVATLLALGADGEPIGHAILRRLRDDWELKRLFVHPHGRGLGVAKALLAEAERRAAADGAPRLILQTGDKQPEAIELYRRSGYTPIPVYEPYIETMPDSLCFEKPLRTP
- a CDS encoding error-prone DNA polymerase gives rise to the protein MPYSNPPIPWSEFEKRLTEATRPTSRPHDADGGDSPAWSVKRAPYRPAPPKAPPIDGPVVPYAELHAHSNFSFLDGASSPEQLLEEAMRLRLDGLALTDHNGFYGVARFAEAAEQHASSRNGAEAHSVKTIFGAELTLGLTKPQNGVPDPEGSHLVVLARGQAGYHALAGAITAAQLDPRAEKGSPRFDLADLADRAGGGWMVLTGCRKGLVRTALGDPAAPDLDAAARELDRLVALFGPGNVVIELTDHGSPADSLVNDALAELARRRSMPIVATGAVHYATPDRHRLAAALAAVRARRSLDELDGWLPASGGAHLRSGAEMAARFARYPGAVENTVDLAADLAFSLRTARPGLPKQKVPDGHTPMTWLRKLVNDAVPVKYPNAPQSHLDRIASELDVIEAKDFPGYFLIVYDIVRFAKSRGILCQGRGSAANSAVCYLLGITAVDSIFYGLPFERFLSSLREEEPDIDVDFDSDRREEVIQYVYEKYGRHNAAQVANVVSYRPKNAVRDMAKALGHSTGQQDAWSRQVERWGGDVQSEDHDIPGPVVDLAQQVLKFPRHLGIHSGGMVMTDRPVGEVVPIEHARMEKRTVLQWDKDDCAYMGLVKFDLLGLGMLAAMQYAFDLADLHFGERFDLETMPKEEQGVYDQLCRADSVGVFQVESRAQIATLPRLQPRVFYDLVVEVALIRPGPIQGKAVHPFVRRRVGEEQVSYLHPKLIPVLERTLGVPIFQEQLMQIAMAVGDCNGEDADLLRRAMGSKRGLEKIDSLREKLYAGMRGNDIDDDTAHVIYRQIEAFADFGFAESHAISFALIVYASAWMRLHYPGVFLAALLRAQPMGFYSPQSLTADARRHGVETRRPDILLSGVWADLEPLTAPSADQIKEFWASTGSDRHERGTKGRNLLDLVRMQGVGASGEDTCLLREQPPVTPRFDKTAPADDARHRRDANYAVRLGLVEVAGLDVKTAQRIVAERESGGDFTSQTDLARRVGLTSAQLETLAAAGAFDSLGMTQREALWGAGAAARERPDYLVGTAVAVQPPLLPMLSDAEQIASDLWATGISPGEHPVSFVRDALGARGVLSATQLRTAETGRRIEVGGVVIHRQRPATASGVTFINLEDETGMVNVICGVGVWQRYRRVAREAPALIIRGVLERTPEGVINVIADRFEPLTLGIRHVSRDFR